DNA from Globicephala melas chromosome 5, mGloMel1.2, whole genome shotgun sequence:
TTAATCTAGTTTCAGCCATAAGATTTTAATACTCAGTAGCCTGGGTGGGTATGGGAGAAAGGGTCAGTATTTAATTCAAGAAACAGACACCCATTCAAGCTggcttaaaagaaaatgaatagagcTGGAGGTGGGGTGATTATTATAAAGATATTTCCAAGGAACTTAAGTACAGCCAGCCCTCAAAAAGACCAGCCCTGAGAAAGTCAAGAGTCAAGGTTACTCTCATCATCACTCTGTTACCACAGAGGCacttgtctctttttctctttgagagactttccccattttacagctatgGAAATATTGGTTTCTCTGTTTATTAAACATTCAACTGGCCAATACCTGACACTCCAGCCCCCGCCCTACCACTTCCAGTAACATCTTCCACTAGTTGTGTCTCTGTTGAAATTCTTGAGTGAGAATCTGATTGGTCACTGGCCAGCCAATGAATGAGTTGAGTGTCTAACAACAGTCCAATCAGCCATAGCCAAAGGAGTGTAGTACTGACCTTTCCAGATATTATGGGTGAAAGAGAATCTCTAGAAGGGGCTTTGAATAAGCAGACCCAGTATAACCAAGAAACCTGAATTCAGCTGTTTTAAAGGTGAGGGGAATCTAGCTCTCAACTTACTGTGAGGAATTCATTTTTCCATCATTCACACTCAGCAACCCTTTCCAGGCCTGTTTTGGTAAGTCTCTAAGGGAGTGAAGAAATAATTTCCTAAAGGAAAGCTTGCTTTTTCGCAGCCAGTTTGATTGTATGATACAGTTAGAGGGAAGACCTTGACACTGGAGGTTGATCCAAATTTCTTCTCAGAAATTAATGTCATCCTGGTCCTCAGTGCTCATTCCCCTGGAGCAAGTAGatgttccctcccttcctcttcagGGAATGATTTCACTGCTGGGGAAGTGAAGCAGGCCTTTTCTTTACATTACTTTTTTTCcatcaaattttctttctttatgtataatttatgcacaataaaatgcacaaatcctAAGGGTATATATTGATCACAtttagatatgtgtgtgtgtatccgtATGTGTGTACATTTGTACTTTTGTGTATATAGGTATGTATGTGTaaatgtaaatgtgtgtgtgtgtatctatctccATATTCATGTAACAACCACCCAGATCGAGATCTAAAGAATTCACTGGTTACTTTTTCCACTAAATAACACCTACGCTAACCCTAAGCTAactatttttgactttttttttttttaccatagattagttttgcttgttcttgaacttcataaaaatggaatcttacagtatgtattcttttgtgtctaaCTTCTTTGCTCAACATAACATCACAGgatacatccatgttgttgtattagtaattcttccttttcattgctgagtattctttcattgtatgaatacacagtttgtttatccattctcctattgatggacactggCATTGTTAGCAGGTTTGGGTTAATGTTAATAAGACTGTTGTGAACGTTCTTGAACTAGTCTTTTGTAGATATAAgcactcatttctcttgggtaaattccgagtggaatttctgggtcataaggAGTGTCCGTGTCTCATTTTACTGGGCTGGGCAGTTCTCTCAAACATGCTTTGAGACTCTAgaattctctcttcccctctttctccCCTGCCTCCACCTGAAGACTCTCCCCTCTGCTCGTGTCATCAGGCCTGTTTCCTGACTTGCGCTTTTCTCCCCACAGGACAGGAAGAGGTATTCACCCCTCCTGGAGACTCACAAAATAATGCAGAGCCTACAGACTGCCAGATCTTTACACttacccctcctcccaccacaaGGAACCCAGTGACGAGGATCCAGCCCATCACCAGGACACCCAGGTGTCCCTTCCATTTTTTCCCACCACAAAGGCCCAGAGTCCACATTAGGTTCCCATACAGACCTTTCCTCCCTCCGAGGTGCTACCACCATTTTCAGTTCCATCCATTTTTTCGGCCGCACAGTCGCCTTCCTCCTTATTATTATTTCCCCAGAAGAAGACTCTGGAGAGGAAGCTCCTCtgaggaaagcagagaaaagagagaagcgCCAAACATGctgaagtaaaagaagccaaGGCCTCAGGAAAAAGATTTCTGTTTTCAGTGACTAAACTAAAACTATTGGACTGGAAAATTAAGCAtcggtgatatctcattgtggtcttgatctgcatttccctgatgattagagatgttgagccttttcatgtgcctgttggccatctgcatgtcttctttggaaaaatgtctattcagttctgcccattttttcatcaagttgtttgtttttttgatgttgaattgtatgaatgCTCAGGTACTtttatatgtaagaaaaaaataaagaaaaccacttctttcctttttcaagcACAGAGCATATTTgactaatttttataataaagtataagTAAATTTCAGGTTCCAATAGGAACTTCCTTGTTCTAAACAGCAGAAGGACCAAAGCATtgaggagtgggaggtacaaacgaGCAGACACAACTGAAGCAGTGTATTTGGGGCAATAAATTCTGTATACCTGAGCAACTCCTAGAGTTATCACCAGGTAAAAGCACTGAGTCATCATAAAACAGCTCTAAACTGGAAACAGCATGAATGTCCACCAACAGTAGAAAGGGTAAATAATGATCATCTCATATCCTAGAATACAACACAGCCATGAAAAACAGCAGATCGCTGCTTCACACAACAACATAAATGAATCTCACAATTTcgtgttgagtgaaagaagccaaacacaaaagaatacatacagtaagagtccatttatatgaaattcaggaACAAGCAAAACCAACCCATGGTGATGTGATAGAGGTCAGAATAGTGATGACTTTTGAGGGGATATTGGCTGAGTAAGGGCAAGAGGGAGCCTGCTGGGAcctgaaaatattccatttcttaaTCCGGGTGATGGTTACACAGGGTGTACACATTTCTAAAAATTCACCAAGCTGTATGTTTAAGATTTATGTATTGTACAATATGTAAATTATCTTTcaattgaaaatgttttaaatgctgCAGTGCAGAGGAAATCAGTAAAGGTATGCTAATTATAACTGTAGATTTAATTTGTTAAATAAGCTTTCAAATATTTCACTGACTGGTAGTTGGCAAGGTTATATTAAGTAATATTTCACTgataagtcagacatagaaagacaaatactgtataatatcacttatatgtggaatctaaaaaagccaaattcaCAGAGAGTAGAGTGACTGGGAAAggtggagaaatggggagatattggtcaaaaggcacaaacttccactTCTAAGATTAACAAGTCctagggatctaatgtacagtgtggtgattatagctaataatactctattatatatttaaaagttgctaaaagagtagatcctgaatgttctcatcacaaaaaagtGATGGTAATTGTGTAACGGGATGGAGGTGGTAGCTAATGCTTTGGTGGTGACCGTTTTGCAACAGGTAAGTGTTacaaaatcaacatgttgtacaccttaaacttacacaatgtaatatgtcaattacatctcaataaagcggggagggggaggcactATTTCactgaaatatcacctcataACAGTAagcagaagggacttccctggtggcgcagtggataagactccatgcttccaatgcaggggacccaggttctgatccatggtcagggaattagatcccacatgctgtgactaagagttcacatgccacaactaaggaacctgcGCGCCGCAACTAAGGAACCTGCGCAccgtaactaagacccagcgccaccaaataaataaatactaaaaaaaaaaaaaataacagtaagcAGAAGACTTTGCATATTTTTTAGCACGAAGtaatatgtatttgtctttcccaaCTAAGGCAAATTTAAACCAGAAATTTTTTAACAGCCTCAAATATAACCCTATAGTTGGCTATcaaaagaaccagaaaaagagagaaacacacaTTCTGAACAGAAGTTATCTCCCACAATGTTGACATTGGAAATTTATGATAAGCATGAATTGGACAGTAGCAGTTCAATGATTTGTGTAGAAGGGGCCATCTATACTAATACATCTGAAACCTCTTGACACAGATGTCCAGGTCCTTAACAGTGGCCTGCATGACTTGGCCTCCCCACGCCTCATCCCCAGCCtcttcctctctgacctcatctcacACTACTCTTTTCCCTTCTCACTCCACTCCAGACACACTGCCCTCCTTGCTGGTCCTCACACCAAACGCACT
Protein-coding regions in this window:
- the ODAPH gene encoding odontogenesis associated phosphoprotein → MAHRLCFSYWLLVCWLVVTVAEGQEEVFTPPGDSQNNAEPTDCQIFTLTPPPTTRNPVTRIQPITRTPRCPFHFFPPQRPRVHIRFPYRPFLPPRCYHHFQFHPFFRPHSRLPPYYYFPRRRLWRGSSSEESREKREAPNMLK